In the Pedobacter cryoconitis genome, TTCGGCCGCGATTTAGAAACTGCAAGAGAATTAAATAAATTGTTAACCGGAATTTTCACGGAGAAACAGATCTATAGAATTGACCATTATCTGGGTAAGGAAACTGTTCAGAATATTATGGCTTTCCGTTTTGCCAATTCATTCCTTGAGCCACTTTGGAACCGTACTTATATTGATCACGTACAGATTTCTGTAACCGAACAATTGGGTGTTGGAGATCGTGGTGGTTATTATGATGGCGCTGGTGCTTTAAGAGATATGATCCAGAACCATATTTTACAGCTTCTTTGTTTAATTGGTATGGAAACTCCTATCAATTTTGATGCTGATGAAATCAGGAACAAAAAAGTTGATGTGCTGAAAGCTATGCGTCCTTTTGGACCTGACGATATCCGTATGAGCACTGTTCGCGGACAATATTCTAAAGGATGGGTTGAGGGTAAAGAAGTTCCGGGTTACCGCTCTGAGAAAGATGTGGCACCAGAGTCTAATACAGAAACTTTTGCAGCAGCCAAATTCTTCGTGGATAACTGGCGCTGGCAGGGAATCCCTTTCTATGTACGTACAGGTAAACGTCTGTTCCAGACTTCTTCTTTGATCACGATACAGTTTAAGGATGTTCCTCACCAGGTTTTCCCTGCGGGTGTAACTGAACACTGGCAGCAAAACAGGTTGATCATCAGTATTCAGCCAGAAATGAGTATCCGTTTACAGGTACAGGCTAAAAGACCTGGGCTGGACATGGTATTGAATCCTGTTGATATGGTTTTCGATTATAAAGGGACTTATAGTGCTGAAGCTCCAGAGGCTTACGAGACTTTATTACTGGATGTAATGATTGCAGATCAGACACAGTTTATGCGTGCAGATCAGGTAGAGAGTGCATGGGAATTGTTAATGCCTGTAATCAATGCATGGGAAAGTAAAACTTCATTGAGTTTCCCTAACTATCCTGCTGATTCATGGGGCCCTGAAGATGCCGAAGCGCTGATTGCCAGAGATGGTTTCCACTGGTTCACCTTACCTTTAAAAAATAAAGACTAGCATGAATTTACTGATCTATAAAACAAAGAGTGAGCTGCTGGAAGATTTAGCAGATTACGTGATTGCAATTGCAGAAAAGGCGATTGCAGAAAAGGATTGTTTTAATTTTGTGCTCACCGGCGGTAATTCCCCTAAAGATTTATATGAAATGCTGTCTACCACCTATCGTGAAAAGCTGGATTGGTCAAAGGTATTTTTCTTTATTGGAGATGAACGTAATGTTCCACCCGGACATGAAAGCTATAATGGCTTAATGGCAAAGAAATCAATATTAGCTCCTTTAAATGTCGCTGCTGATCATATCTTTTTTGTAGATACTACATTAGCTCCTGAAAAAGCTGCAATTGAGTATGCTAAAGCAATTACTACTCATTTTAAGGGTGCAGACCTTGCTTTTGACCTTATTTTATTAGGCATGGGCGATGACGGGCATACAGCTTCGTTATTCCCGGGTACTGATATTTTAGACAGCAAAGAAGTAACGGTTGAGAGTGTATTTGTAGAGAAATTAGCGACTTACAGAATCAGTTTTACCGCCCCTTTGATCAATAAGGCTAAAAATGTGGCCTTCCTTGTATTTGGCGAAGCTAAAGCTGATGCGTTGAAACATGTCATTGAGGATGATCCTAAGACTCCTGAATTGTATCCATCACAATTGATTGATCCGATTGACGGAAGCCTGACCTGGTTTTTGGATAGTGATGCAGCAAAATTGCTGGATAACTAAACACATATTTTCTATAGAAAACCCTGTTTCATTCATTTGGAACAGGGCTTTTTTGTGAGGTTTTAGTCAATGGCTTTTCACACATTGCTGAAATGGACAAAAAGACAGAAAGTTACTTAGGAGGCTTTAAAGATGGTATCGCAAATTGCGATACCATCTTTAAAGCCTCCTAAGTAACTTTTACTAAAAACAACAGAAATAATCATTGCTCTTTTTTAGTCTTAAAACCAATCAGCGTTCTTGGCTGTTCATCTTTCTCTATAAACTTACTCAGGTAGTTAAAAAGAACTTCAATTTTCTCACCTTGTTTATAAAGTCGCTTCTCTACTTCCTGTACCAATAGGGAAATATCTTTATGCAGAAGAATGGTTTCTCTTAGCTTGACAAAGACTTCTATAATGCGGATACTCATCTGTATTGGCTTCTCTCCTTTAAGAACATTCGACAACATGAGCACACCATGCTCCGTAAAAGCATAAGGCAATATGCCTCCTAGCTGCTGTCTGGAAGGTATCGCAAATTGCGATAGTATGTTTTCAGTCTCCTGGGGCGTTAACTGAAACATAAAATTCAATGGAAAACGATCCAGATTACGCTTCACTTGTTCTCTTAAACGGATAGGTTTAACGCCATAAAGTTCGGCCAGATCTTTATCAAGCATAACTTTCTGCTCCCTGATCAGGTGTATTTTATTCATTACAACTTCATCTATCATATCGCCAAATTATCTCACCAAGATAATTATATTACTTTAATTTAAATAATATATTTCTATTGATTTAAACAAATAGTCCAGTATAGTGTTGTAAGATTACGCTTCTTATTCCCTTGTTTTGATTATGCCTGTACAAACTGATATTTTAATTATAGGTGGCGGGCTTGCCGGATTAACCGCAGCATTACATCTCCAGCAAGCAGGGATTGAGGCCATCCTGATCGAAAAGGATATTTATCCTCATCATAAAGTTTGCGGTGAATACATTTCTAATGAGGTTCTCCCCTATTTAAAGTGGCTGGACGCTGATCCGGCTGTGCTGTCTCCTTCGGTAATTTCCAAAATGCAATTTTCTACAGTTTCAGGGCGTCGTATTTCTACCCGGTTACCTATGGGTGGATTTGGAGTGAGCCGTTATAAACTGGATCATTTTCTCTATCAGAAATTTCTGGCTAAAGGAGGCCGCGTGATACAGGATACAGTAAGTCATGTAGTTTTTGAAAAAGATACTTTCCTGGTTTCCACACAAGGTGAAAAACAATATATAGCCAGACAAGTGATTGGTGCTTATGGCAAACGTTCTGCTATAGACCTCAAATTAAAAAGGAAGTTTATACAGCATAAATCGCCATTTCTGGCTGTAAAAGGACATTATGCTGGTGAATTTGAAGACGGACTTGTTGCATTGCATAATTTTAAAGGAGGCTATTGCGGTGCTTCTAAAATCGAGGATCAAAAGATAAATATCTGTTACCTCGCAAATTATGAAACTTTCAAAAGATATAAAAACATCGCAACTTATCAGGAAAATGTATTGTATCAGAATAAACATCTAAAAAGCCTTTTTGAAAAATCCGAACTCTTGTTTGATGCACCAATAACGATCAGTCAACTCTCTTTTGGTGCCAGAGAAGCAGTGGTTGATCATATCCTGATGATTGGCGACACTGCGGCATTGATACATCCTTTATGTGGAAACGGCATGGCTATGGCTATACATAGCGCAAAGATCTGCTCAGAATTACTGATTTTGTTTTTCAAAGGGGAGATTCCTGATAGAACTGACATGGAAAAACGTTATCTTATCTCCTGGAACCACCACTTTAAATCCAGATTATGGATGGGAAGGACTTTATCAGCCCTGTTCGAAAAAGAATATTTAACAGAAAAATTATTGGGTGGAATGGTTCGGCTGCCATTCATACTGCCTTTGATCATCAAAAATACACATGGCCATACTTTAACTGTTCCTGAATAATGTTTGTAGATACCACTTATAGAAGCAATGCTCCTGAAATTATGGATAATTTCCAGATGGAGGGTGAAATACTCAGAGATGCATTAGACAAAATTGCCAGCATCAACCGCCTGCTTGGCGGAAACAAGGTCACACTGGAAGGAATTATTTATTTACTGCGGGCACAACCAAAATCTGCATTGATCCGTATTACAGATATAGGGTGCGGAAACGGAGATATGTTAAGAGCGCTTGCAGCTTATGCAGAGAAAAATGATTTAAACTTTATACTCACTGGTATAGATGCAAATAATTTCACGATTGAGCACGCCAGGAGTTTATCTGCAGGTTATAAAAATATAAGCTATGAATGCATAGATATATTTGATAAGCCGAATAAAGAGCAATCAGCAGATATTATACTTTGTACTTTAACATTACATCATTTTAAAGATCAGGAGATCATTACACTGCTGCAAAGTTTTCAGCAGACAGCAAGGCTCGGTTTTGTGATTAATGATTTACAACGGAGTGCAATCGCTTATTACCTGTTTCTGGGTTTATGTTTTGTATTCCGCCTGAATGAGATGTCACGTGAAGATGGACTGGTTTCTATTCTCCGCGGATTTAAAAGAAAAGATTTAATGTCGTTTTCAAAAACATTAGGCCTTAAAAATTACTTAATCAAATGGAAATGGGCGTTCCGCTACCAATGGATAGTTAAAATATCATGAGTGTAACCATAAAAAGCATCAGCAAAGCATTGCCTGAATATTCAAGAAGTACAGCGGAGATCATTCCTTTTCTGGACGGGTGGCTGCATGGTCAGGAAGACCGGTTTGTCCGTAAGGTTAAAAAGATATTTGAAAATGCTGCAGTAGATAAACGCTATTCATTTATGTCTCCCGAAGAAGTTTTCAGCGACCTTACTTTTGAAGAACGCAATGATATTTATTGCAGAGAGGGTATTAAACTAGGTACAAAATGTCTGACTGATGCGATTGAGAAGGCAGGCTGGAAAAATGAAGATCTTGATTATATCATTACCGTAAGCTGCACGGGAATTATGATCCCCTCTTTAGATGCTTATCTGATCAATGCCTTAAAACTGCGCCAGGATATTGTGCGCCTTCCGGTTACAGAAATGGGCTGTGCAGCTGGTGTGTCAGGGATTATATACGCTAAAAATTTCCTGAAATCCAATCCTGGCAAAAGAGCTGCAGTTATCGCTGTAGAATCTCCAACGGCCACTTTTCAGCGCAATGACTTTTCGATGGCCAATATTGTAAGTGCAGCTATTTTTGGAGATGGTGCAGCCTGTATCCTCTTGTCTTCACATCCGGAGGATGACGGACCGGAAATAATGGACGAAGAAATGTATCACTTTTATGATGCAGAAGACATGATGGGCTTTAAAATGACCAATACCGGTTTACAAATGGTATTGGATGTTACTGTTCCTGAAACAATTGCTACACACTTTCCCGCTATTATTCATCCTTTTCTGGAAAAAAACGGATTAAATATTCAGGCTATAGACCATTTGATTTTTCATCCCGGCGGAAAGAAAATCATTGAAATTGTAGAAGCCTTATTTGGTGATCTTGGAAAAAATATAAACGATACTAAAGCGATTTTAAGGTTATATGGAAACATGTCAAGCGTTACCGTACTCTATGTGCTTGAGCGGATTATGGATGCCAAACCTAAACCTGGAGAAAGGGGGCTGATGCTTAGTTTTGGTCCCGGATTTTCTGCACAACGAATTTTATTGCAGTGGTAAGCATTTTTTGTATTTACTTTACAGCTTAGAATTGATAATCTTATACGCATGAATACACAAGAAATACTATCAAAATTACCTTACAGCAAACCTTTTTTATTTGTTGATGAGTTATTACAAATCGATGAGAACGGATCAACAGGTACTTATACTTTTGATAAAGACCTTGATTTCTATAAAGGACATTTTAAAGATGCACCGGTTACACCAGGGGTAATCTTAACAGAGACCATGGCACAGATCGGGTTGGTTTGCCTGGGTATTTATTTATCGGAAAATGCAAATACAGAACTGAAAGCACATGTGATGCTGACTTCTACGGCAATGGATTTTATGAAACCTGTTTTTCCGGGTGAAAAGGTTACCGTAACTGCTGAAAAAGTATACTTCAGGTTTAAAAAGCTGAATTGTAACGTCGTGATGAAAAACGAAGCAGGAGAAACAGTTTGCAAAGGAAATATTTCAGGAATGGTAACGACAAAAATGAATGACTAACCGTGTTGTCGTCACTGGTTTAGGGGTTGTTTCACCAAATGGTGCGGACATTACGCAATTCAGGGATGCGCTTAAAAATGGTGTGTCCGGGATCCGGCATGATCTGCAGCTGGAACAACTTCTTTTCTCTTGCCAGATTGCAGGGAAACCAGTGATTGATGCAGCCCGGATTAGCCAATATTTCACTGACCTGGAAATCAGGAACCTGGAAAGCACGGGAATTATATATGGTGTAATTGCGGGTTTAGATGCGTGGAAGGATGCAGGGCTTAACCCTGCTCCGGATGAAATGCCTGATTGGGAAAGCGGAACTGTTTTCGGTACCGGAACTTCTGGTATTGACAAATTCAGAGGTGCTATTTATAAATTAGACAACCTGCAGATCCGTAAGCTGGGCAGTTCTATAGTTGCCCAGACTATGGCAAGCGGAGTCAGTGCATTACTAGCCGGAAAACTTGGATTGGGTAATCAGGTAACAACAAACTCTTCTGCTTGTGCAACAGGAACGGAAAGTGTTTTGATGGCTTATGAGCGTATTAAATCGGGTCAGGCAACCGTAATGCTGGCTGGCAGCACAAGTGATAGCGGACCGTATATATGGGCTGGTTTTGATGCAATGAAAGTCTGCACGTACAAACATAATGAAGCTCCCGAAAAAGGAAGCCGCCCAATGAGTGCAACGGCAAGTGGCTTTGTTCCTGGAAGCGGTGCAGGAGCTTTAGTGTTAGAGAGTCTGGACAGTGCTTTAGCAAGGGGTGCCAGGATTTATGCGGAAATACTGGGCGGACATGTCAATTCTGGCGGACAGCGTGGTGAAGGTACAATGACCGCACCTAATCCAGTAGCGGTACAAAGATGTCTGTCCAAAGCATTCAAAGATGCAGGCATACAACCTGCTGAAGTTGAGGTGATTAATGGTCATTTAACAGCAACTGTAAAAGATCCGCTTGAAATACAAAATTGGGTAACGGCATTGGGGCGTTCCGGTAAGGATTTCCCTTATATCAATTCGGTTAAGGGGATGATTGGACATTGCATCTCTGCAGCAGGCAGCATTGAATGTGTAGCTTCTGTTTTACAACTTCATGAAGGGTTTATTTTTCCTAATATCAATTGTGAAGATCTGCATCCTGCCATTGAAATGCTGATAGATCCGGAGCGGATCCCCCGTGTTTGTCTCCAAAAAGATTTTAATATACTCGTCAAAGCAAGTTTTGGTTTTGGCGATGTCAATGCCTGTTTAGTCTTAAAAAAATATAATGATGGATAGAGAAGTTATCATTTCCGCTATTAAAGAAGTTGCAGCGCCTTATACGCAGGACAAAGAAGCATTAGATCAGCTTAGTGAGACCACAAGTTTTATTACAGACCTGAAAATCAATTCTGCCAACCTGGTTGATATTGTACTGGACCTGGAAGAAAAGTTCGGCATAGAGATCGATAATGATTCTATGGCAAAAATGCTGGATGTCAAATCAACACTCGACGTCATTGAAGCCAAACTTGCTGAAATTGATAGGCAATGATCTGGTAGACCTGCGCCTGGCAGCGATAGAGAGCAACTGGAGGAGAAAAGGCTACCTGAACAAGATATGTACGCCTGAAGAACAAAAACTGGTTCTGGAAGCTGCTATGCCTGATGAAATGTTATGGTTGATCTGGACTATGAAAGAAGCCGCTTGTAAAATAGTTCAGCGCAGTACAGGAATCAGAAAGTATGAGCCTTTAAATTTTTGCTGCACATTGAATACGCAGGGTATAGAAATATCGGGAATGGTGAGTTACTTTAAGGATAGTTTTCTAATTAGAAGTGAGCTCCAAAGTACATTCATCCATTCTGTTGCAGTATCGGATATTAAGGATTTTGATCAGCTGCATTTGCAGTATCTGAAACCTGGTATTGCTTACAAAGCCGAATTTAACACTATAACTGAGCTTTATCAGCTGGCCGGTACTCCATCAGGTATCCCGGAGTTAACCCATCAGATTACCGGCCAAAAGCATGCTGTTTCTGTAAGCCACCATGGTGACTATCTGGCTGTTATTTATTCAGATTCTCTTCTATTAACAGATTAATAATCCCATCTGCCATACCCACTCTTGGTACGTGAATCTGCTTGATACCGGTCCACTTCATCAGGGTAATAAAGATTTCACTGGCCGGAATGATTACATCAGCACGGTCTGGGTTCAGGTTAAAAATCTGGATACGTTCTTTTAAGGAATGGCTATTCAATTGATTGTAAAGAGATTTGAGTTTCAGAAAAGTTAAAGGCGTTCCCTCTTTTTCATTCGCCATTTTATACAATTTATTGATATTCCCTCCAGTGCCTATGCCTGCCAGGTTTTTATGATACCTGGTTTGATCCTTAACCCAGAGCCTCATCTCTTCCCAGGTTTCTTCTTTATCCTGGTTATCAAGAATTCTGATTGTTCCGATATCAAATGATTTAGAAGCCACAGGTATTTTATTTACGAAAACAGACAACTCTGTGCTACCACCACCTACATCTATGTAAAGATAGTTTTTCTTGATATCAAGGTCATCCTCGATATGATTGGCATAAATAATATTAGCTTCCCGCTGACCTTCAATAATCTCCAGGTCAACATTGGCTTTCTCTTTAATCATTTGAATGATCTCAAGCCCGTTTTGTGCCTCTCTCATAGAAGATGTTGCACAAGCAAGATATTTAGTCACCTGATAAACATCCATCAGGTTTTTAAAGGCCTGCATAGTTTTGATCAGGTCTTCGATTTTACGTGCCGAGATTTTATGGTCAAGAAAGGCGTCATCACCTAACCTTAACGGAACCCTGACCAGCGTATTCTTTTTAAAACCAAACCCATTTTCATTGTGTGTTATATCTGCAATAAGCAGTCTAACGGCATTAGAGCCAACATCAATTGCTGCATATCTGAGCATAATCTTCTACTGGTGTTTGTTTTTTAAGTAATTATAAGTTTGAACCTGTGCTCTCACCTTAGTGCTAAGCCGGTTTTTATGGTATTTATTGTTATTCAACCGGGTAATATCTCTCGCTTTTACGTTATCCTGTAACTGAAAATCAATAATATCCCTGATTTCCTGTTTAACGTCTTCATCCAGCACAGGAAAACCAACTTCTACACGGTGCTCAAAATTGCGGCTCATTAAATCACCTGAAGAAAGGAACATTTCTTCTTTACCGTTGTTCCCAAAAATAAAAACACGCGCATGTTCTAAAAACTTATCAATGATACTGATGACTGTAATATTTTCACTGAAATCTTTGACTCCCGGAACCAGGCAGCAGATACCGCGTACAATTAATTTAATCTTTACGCCAGCATTACTTGCGTCATAAAGTTTCTCCACGATCCCTTCATCAGCCAAACTGTTTACCTTAAAAATAAGATAAGCAGGTTTACCAGATTTCGCAATCTTAATTTCCCGGTCTATCAAAGTATAAAACTTAGTTCTCGATTCCAGGGGAGAAACGATCAGGTACTTAAATCCTGTTGCTACAGTGCGCTTGTTTAAGGCTGCAAAGAGCTTAATTAAATCATGCGTGATCTCTTTTTTAGCTGTAAAAATACTATGGTCACAATAGAGTTTAGCAGTTTTCTCATTGAAATTACCAGTTGCAAGATTCGCATAATAAACTGGACGGCCTTTTTCTATCCGGGTAACCAGGCAGATTTTAGAATGGACCTTGTAATCAGTCAGCCCATAGTTTACATGAACACCTTCTTCTTCCAGCCTGTTGGTCCAGAAAATATTTGCTCTTTCATCGAAGCGTGCTTTAAGTTCAACCAGACAGTTTACCTTTTTACCATTTTTTGCCGCATTAATTAAAGCATTAATGACTCTTGAATTCTCTGCAAGACGGTATAGTGTGATATTTATTGCCGTAACTTTAGGATCAATTGCTGCTTCACGAAGAAAAAGAATGATGTAATCGTAAGATTGATAAGGTAAATTAACCAGGTAGTCTCTTTCTGCAAGTTTGTTAAAGATACTTTGGGTACGGTGTAAACCAAATACCTTCAGGGGTATATTTGCAGGATATTCAAGGCTTTTATCTCCTACATTAGGAAAGCGAATGAAATCACCAAATTTATGGTAACGGTTTCCTGGAATCAGACTTTCTGCTTCCAGTTTCATTTTAGCAACCAGCACACCGAGCATATCAAACGGCATTTCTGTATCATAAAGTAAACGCATTGGTTTACCTTTTTTACGTTTATCAAGGCTGGTTTTTAATTCATCAATAAACTTATCGCTTACATTTTTATCTATATCCAGTTCTGCGTCTCTGGTCAGTTGTATGGAATAGGCATCCATTTCATCGTATTTGAATACGTAAAAGATGTCATCCAGACAATATTTGATAATATCCTCAGCAAGAATAATAAATTTTAATCCGTTGGTTTCCGGCAGGACCAGGAACCTTGGCAAATCGGGAGGTAATTCTATCAATGCATACTTTTCATCTTTTTTGCCGGTTTTCTTTTTAAGCCTTACAAAAAAGTACAGGTACCGGTCTTTGAGTTCTGGAAAAGGTTTTTCCATATCAATCATGATCGGTACCAGGTTGGAAAGTATTTTATCCCGGAAGTGCTCTTTTACGAACTCTCCCCTGGCCACATTGAGTTGCGTATCATTCAGGATAAAAATCCTGTTCTGTGCAAGTTCATTGATCAGCGTAGCCTGAAATAATTGTTCAAATTTACGCTCCTGTTTAACGACGATATTCTTAATCTCGTTCAGCACTTTTTTAGGATTAAATCCTAAAAGTTCTTTGGCCTTGTCGTTTAAATTAGACAACCTGGTCATTGTAGCTACACGCACCCGGTAAAATTCTTCCAGGTTAGAAGAGAAAATAGACAGAAATTTAATTCTTTCAATCAGCGGAACAGTTTCATCTGTTGCCTCCTGTAAAACCCGTTCATTGAAATATAACCAGCTGAGTTCTCTATTTAAAAATGGGACCTTCTTCTTTGTCATGGGGGTTAGTATCAAAAAATCCCTGGTGGGACCGGATGCTCAAAACTGCGAATTCTATTGTTAATTCAATGTTAATTATTCGAGCATTAATCTACGGAAAAACGCGATTAAATTAACGTCAAACTACTATTGAATTAACTTTCATCTGTAGTCTTCTCTTCCGTTTTTTCTGAAGTCACCACAGGTTTAACAGCCGTTGGTGTAGTTTTAGCGGCGGTTGCAGCAGGTTTAGCAGGAAGGCGTTTAACGACTGCTTTCTTTACTGGAGCAGTTTTAGCTGCTGCTGTAGTTGCAACTTTTTTAGCTGCGCCAGTTGCTGCTGTAGTTGTTTTACTTACACGTTTTACAACTTGCGAGGCAGGTTTTGTATGCGCTCCATTTTGAACAGCAGTAATCGTTTTATCTTTGACTCCAGCCGTTTCTTTTTTCAATGCTGTAGCTTCTTTTTTAACTGCCGCAGTTTCTTTTTTTACTTTATTTTTCACTGCAGGAATTGCCTTTTTAACTGCTGAAGCAGATTTTCCCACAGTTGCTGCTGCTTTTTTAACAGGCTTTGCAATTAACGTAGCTGCCTTTTCTTCACTGGCAATCACCGGAACTTTAATGCTGTTCACTGATGGTTTTATGCTCGAAACTGCTTTCTTAACTTCTTTTTCAACCTTTTTAGCACCTTTTGCAGTTACTTTTTTAAGTTTTTTCGCAGTCTTTGCTATTTCCTTTTTAGTTGGCTTGGTTTTCTTAGTGGCTTCTGCTTTTACAGCAACAAATCTCTTAGCTAATTTACTCGCAACAGATTTCGCAGCTTGTGCTAATTCTTCACCAATTTTTTCGGCATCATGACCCAAATGAGAAACTGCTTCAAAGAATTTTTGCGAAAGAGTCTGCTCCAATTCTTTTTTAACTGCTTTTTTAGCATTATTTTTTTGCACTTTTGATTTATTGGTTTTCATAATATTTTTTTTAGCAAGAACGTTAAATAATTAATATCTAAATCTAATATATTTTTTATACTAAAGCTATAATCATGCCCACTTTCGATATCGTAAGTAAAGTTGACGCGCAGACATTGGATAATGCAATGAACAACGCAAAAAAAGAGATTCTTAACCGTTATGATTTCTCTACCTCTCAGAGTACTATTGATCATGACAAGAAAACAAATGTGATCACCATTGTTACTGAAGATGACATGCGCCTGAAAGCAATTGAGGATTCAATTATCTCCCGTATGGTGAAACAAAATCTGGACCCTAAAAGTCTTGACTTTGGAAAGGAACAGTATGCTTCTGGTAATATGATCAGAAAAGAAGTTTCTATCAAAGAAGGGATCGACAAAGATGTCGCTAAAAAGATAGTTGCAAAAATCAAAGCAAGCGGGCTTAAAGTTCAGGCTTCTGTAATGGACGATCAATTGCGTGTACAAAGCAAAAACATTGATGACCTTCAAAAGGTAATCTCGCTTTGTAAAGGTGAAGATTTCGGACAGCCGCTTCAATACATCAATATGCGTAACTAATGGAAATTGCTGATAACGGCTTTATTTTTTCGGATGACAAAGGCAAAATCGATGCTGCTGCAGTCCATCTTTTCCTGAGTACCCAATCTTATTGGGCTGAAGGGATTCCATTACAAACGGTGACTAAATCTATTGAAAACTCTCTTTGCTTTGGAATCTATAAGGAAACCCGTCAAATAGGGTTTGCAAGATGGATTACTGACCGTGCTACATTTGCTTATCTGGCAGATGTGTATGTAGAGGAAGAGTTCCGGGGTATGGGACTTTCGAAAAAATTAATGTCGCTTATGCTTTTTCATCCTGATCTCCAGGGCTTAAGAAGATACATGCTGGCAACCAGAGATGCACATAGTCTTTACAGTCAATATGGTTTTGAGCCACTGGAATCGCCGGAAAATATAATGGCGGTTACGGTCAAAGACATTTACAAAAAGCAGGAAGATTAGTCTCCCTGCTTTTTATTGCATTTGCCAGCCGGATGAATTCCATCGTTGCTGAACTGACAAATGATATTACTTTTGCAGGATATGAAAATAATCCGGTTCCATAGTTTAGCGCTTGCAGGTCTGTTATTTACTGCTTCCTGTACACAGCAGCCCAAAAAAGAGAAGTTTAACAACGACACTTTAGTCAAAGCAGAAGTTGCACAACCGAAAACTCGCAAACTGGATACAGTAAAACCTGTTTCCACAAAAACCTGCAGTCAGATTGCCTATTTGATACTGACTACATCGCCTCGTTACCAAAGTTTAACGAATGGATTGAAAGAAAGGATTATCAAAAATGGCGGTACTTCATTCTATATC is a window encoding:
- the zwf gene encoding glucose-6-phosphate dehydrogenase; translation: MKTSQCLNPTVFVIFGGTGDLNMRKLAPALYNLYSDGYMPKDYAIIGTARSKLTDVQFRNTIMEGVNSFSRAGKVKKEKWDGFAENVYYNPVDVSAPETFQDLKTSIEKLKKKFGPKTQVIYYLAVAPNLFPLIAECIAKYDLAGNEENCRIVIEKPFGRDLETARELNKLLTGIFTEKQIYRIDHYLGKETVQNIMAFRFANSFLEPLWNRTYIDHVQISVTEQLGVGDRGGYYDGAGALRDMIQNHILQLLCLIGMETPINFDADEIRNKKVDVLKAMRPFGPDDIRMSTVRGQYSKGWVEGKEVPGYRSEKDVAPESNTETFAAAKFFVDNWRWQGIPFYVRTGKRLFQTSSLITIQFKDVPHQVFPAGVTEHWQQNRLIISIQPEMSIRLQVQAKRPGLDMVLNPVDMVFDYKGTYSAEAPEAYETLLLDVMIADQTQFMRADQVESAWELLMPVINAWESKTSLSFPNYPADSWGPEDAEALIARDGFHWFTLPLKNKD
- the pgl gene encoding 6-phosphogluconolactonase yields the protein MNLLIYKTKSELLEDLADYVIAIAEKAIAEKDCFNFVLTGGNSPKDLYEMLSTTYREKLDWSKVFFFIGDERNVPPGHESYNGLMAKKSILAPLNVAADHIFFVDTTLAPEKAAIEYAKAITTHFKGADLAFDLILLGMGDDGHTASLFPGTDILDSKEVTVESVFVEKLATYRISFTAPLINKAKNVAFLVFGEAKADALKHVIEDDPKTPELYPSQLIDPIDGSLTWFLDSDAAKLLDN
- a CDS encoding ORF6N domain-containing protein; translated protein: MIDEVVMNKIHLIREQKVMLDKDLAELYGVKPIRLREQVKRNLDRFPLNFMFQLTPQETENILSQFAIPSRQQLGGILPYAFTEHGVLMLSNVLKGEKPIQMSIRIIEVFVKLRETILLHKDISLLVQEVEKRLYKQGEKIEVLFNYLSKFIEKDEQPRTLIGFKTKKEQ
- a CDS encoding NAD(P)/FAD-dependent oxidoreductase produces the protein MPVQTDILIIGGGLAGLTAALHLQQAGIEAILIEKDIYPHHKVCGEYISNEVLPYLKWLDADPAVLSPSVISKMQFSTVSGRRISTRLPMGGFGVSRYKLDHFLYQKFLAKGGRVIQDTVSHVVFEKDTFLVSTQGEKQYIARQVIGAYGKRSAIDLKLKRKFIQHKSPFLAVKGHYAGEFEDGLVALHNFKGGYCGASKIEDQKINICYLANYETFKRYKNIATYQENVLYQNKHLKSLFEKSELLFDAPITISQLSFGAREAVVDHILMIGDTAALIHPLCGNGMAMAIHSAKICSELLILFFKGEIPDRTDMEKRYLISWNHHFKSRLWMGRTLSALFEKEYLTEKLLGGMVRLPFILPLIIKNTHGHTLTVPE
- a CDS encoding methyltransferase domain-containing protein; the encoded protein is MFVDTTYRSNAPEIMDNFQMEGEILRDALDKIASINRLLGGNKVTLEGIIYLLRAQPKSALIRITDIGCGNGDMLRALAAYAEKNDLNFILTGIDANNFTIEHARSLSAGYKNISYECIDIFDKPNKEQSADIILCTLTLHHFKDQEIITLLQSFQQTARLGFVINDLQRSAIAYYLFLGLCFVFRLNEMSREDGLVSILRGFKRKDLMSFSKTLGLKNYLIKWKWAFRYQWIVKIS
- a CDS encoding type III polyketide synthase; translated protein: MSVTIKSISKALPEYSRSTAEIIPFLDGWLHGQEDRFVRKVKKIFENAAVDKRYSFMSPEEVFSDLTFEERNDIYCREGIKLGTKCLTDAIEKAGWKNEDLDYIITVSCTGIMIPSLDAYLINALKLRQDIVRLPVTEMGCAAGVSGIIYAKNFLKSNPGKRAAVIAVESPTATFQRNDFSMANIVSAAIFGDGAACILLSSHPEDDGPEIMDEEMYHFYDAEDMMGFKMTNTGLQMVLDVTVPETIATHFPAIIHPFLEKNGLNIQAIDHLIFHPGGKKIIEIVEALFGDLGKNINDTKAILRLYGNMSSVTVLYVLERIMDAKPKPGERGLMLSFGPGFSAQRILLQW
- a CDS encoding 3-hydroxyacyl-ACP dehydratase FabZ family protein, with translation MNTQEILSKLPYSKPFLFVDELLQIDENGSTGTYTFDKDLDFYKGHFKDAPVTPGVILTETMAQIGLVCLGIYLSENANTELKAHVMLTSTAMDFMKPVFPGEKVTVTAEKVYFRFKKLNCNVVMKNEAGETVCKGNISGMVTTKMND